The following proteins come from a genomic window of Dromaius novaehollandiae isolate bDroNov1 unplaced genomic scaffold, bDroNov1.hap1 HAP1_SCAFFOLD_27, whole genome shotgun sequence:
- the LOC135326319 gene encoding olfactory receptor 14A16-like, which translates to MNVRAKWEQMSNNTSFNEFLLLAFADTQELQLLHFALFLGIYLAALLANGLIITAVVCDHHLHTPMYFFLLNLSLLDLGSISTTVPKSMANSLKNTRAISYLGCAAQVFLVVFSLGGEYSLLTVMAYDRFVAICRPLHYGTIMDSRSCVKMASAAWAGGFFNALLQTANTFSIPLCQGNAVEQFFCEIPQLLKLSCSDSYLREVGFTVVSACLAFGCFIFIVVSYVQIFTVVLRIPSEQGQHKAFSMCLPHLAVVSLFLSTSFFAYLKPPSFSSPALDLVVAVLYVVVPPAVNPLIYSMRNKELKEKKCSPHSPTGIEPECVLACTIKTDIFVSHTESSAPKPPPAQDCPCHSSLFAQSESQSEVSGSLN; encoded by the exons ATGaatgtaag agccaaatgggagcaaatgtccaacaacacctccttcaatgagttcctcctcctggcatttgcagacacacaggagctgcagctcttgcacttcgcgctcttcctgggcatctacctggctgccctcctggccaacggcctcatcatcacagctgtagtctgcgaccaccacctccacacccccatgtacttcttcctcctcaacctctccctcctcgaccttggctccatctccaccactgtccccaaatccatggccaattccctgaagaacaccagggccatttcctacttgggatgtgctgcccaggtcttcctggttgtcttctcgttaggaggagagtattctcttctcactgtcatggcctatgaccgctttgttgctatctgcagaccgctgcactatgggaccatcatggacagcagatcttgtgtcaaaatggcatcagctgcctgggctggtgggtttttcaatgctctcctgcagactgctaacacattttcgataccactctgccaaggcaatgctgtagagcagttcttctgtgagattcctcagcttctcaagctctcctgctcagactcctacctcagggaagttgggtttactgtggttagtgcctgtttagcctttgggtgtttcattttcattgtggtgtcctatgtgcagatcttcacagttgtgctgaggatcccctctgagcagggccagcacaaagccttttccatgtgcctcccgcacctggctgtggtctccctgtttctcagcacctcattttttgcctacctgaagcccccctccttctcctccccagctctggatctggtggtggctgttctgtacgtggtggtgcctccagcagtgaaccccctcatctacagcatgaggaacaaggagctcaaggag aagAAGTGttctccacattctccaactggtATTGAGCCAGAGTGTGTCTTA gcctgcaccattaaaacagatatttttgtgtctcacacagagtccagtgcaccaaaaccacccccagcccaggactgtccatgccactcctcactctttgcgcAGAGTGAGTCACagtctgaggtgtcgggctctctcaacTGA